The Hevea brasiliensis isolate MT/VB/25A 57/8 chromosome 9, ASM3005281v1, whole genome shotgun sequence nucleotide sequence CAGGAAATTTGCCCTTGCAACACTTAATTTTTCTAATATCCAAATCAGTTTGTGGTTTTATAAAGAGTTAGAGCATAAAAAAATAAGCCCTAAAAAGCTTTATGCTATGTTGTCATTGTCAGAGATGACGCAAAGGTTGAACCAAAGAACCGGCAATTTACAAGTGTTTTATCAGTTTCATAAGTTTTGTAAGATCTGGCCTCCAATATATTCTCTTTAGGTGAATATGACCATAAGAAAATGACGAATTACCGTAGTCTCAATCTTGTGTTGCTCGTATGCAGCATAAACCTCCTCAATGTACTCACCAAACCCAAGAATCTGATAGACCAAAGAAGAATCTGATTAAATTTGAAAATAACAATGGTCCCCCACCAACCAACCAACCAACCAGAAAAAACCccaacaaaaaaaaatttatcatcAAAATTGCCACTATTAGTTAAAGATACCCATATGACTATCCAAAACGTTGAAAGGGGGAAGAAATTGTATGTATAAAAGCTGATAACAGGAATAAAAAGACTGCCAATAATTTTATAGGACATCACAGGAGATCAAATTACTTGTGTGTTTCACCTAgacaaaaaaacaaaacaaaaaaaggAAAGACTGCTTCACCTAAATGCTAAACCTATAAAAATGCAGGATATCTCAAGTTACTTTAATTCAAGTTCATCCATATTGCTCCTTCACTTTAAAACCAGTGGCAAAAGGATGATAGGGATTAGATAGAAAAAAAATATAGTGCATTAATTATAcgaaaattaaaagtaaaaaaaaaaaataacttaatGATGAGCAAAATCACTAGAAAAAACAAAATCTACAAATTAGAATaggaaatttaataatattaataagtaTGCAAAAACTACCATTAAAAAAATAACAAGGACAATAAAAACCATGCACATAACCCAAATCCAAacattaatgagggaagggaagATATTAAAGGATGAGaaggggtttttttttttttttttgaaagagaGGGGAGTAGAATAGATTAGCGAAAAACCTGTAAAGCCTTGACCACATGCTCAGGCGCAATTGTCCGCTTCTCCTCTCTACTGCATACTTCATTGGACTCGGATGATACAAGGTTTATAAACTCTGAAAATTGAAACTTTTGTCAGTCATGAGCAAaacataatttgcacatttaataAAAACGAGACTGCTCAGCATTCACATGTATTAGAAAatccaataataaaagaaaagaatgAGGGAAGCAGAAATGCTATTGCAGTTGCAGATTTACAATAAATATTAATCACAAAACTATAAATATATCAGGAGGCAATTGGAACAATGCAAACAAACCAGCATTTTTAAGCAAATAAAATCTAAAGCACTAGCACAAAGCGCTAAATTGGATCTCTTATGGATTCTAAATCTAGTCATCTGCAGTATAACATggcaaattgaataaattaaaaacCCAAAGCTACACTTTGTATTGGGTAAAATCACTTTAAcacattaataaaaaattttctatTGCATTCTCTTTCTACATAAGAAACTGTGATGGTGAAGACCTCTGAAATGAAAATTGTAATTGCTTCCTTTTGAATCCAGCATCATCTTTGGTAGGCTGATCTTAAGAACTTCCAAAGAGGTTCACTTATCAAGAGCATAGGACCAGGCCATATATTACATTTCCATCAATTGATGAcaaaatggattttgtgatgaaaaTGGGACAACTTAATAAAAAGTTCCTATTTCTTTGGAAGATCGAATGTGCCCATTGAAATTCAATATTCAAAGGCAAAAGCAGTCTTCACAACATATAATTCCAACAAAGATAAATTAGCAGCCTCTCAAGAGGCATTTTATGGACATGAAGATGTGTGACATGCTGTCGCAAGCAATATTAAGAAATAATTCAAATACAAAAGGGTTAACTTaccaaaaagaagaaaaaaatcctGATGTTTGGACTCATGCATTTTCATCCTTCTTCCCCCAcccaccccaaaaaaaaaaaaatgattcttTGATTTTGTTAAAATCAAAAAATTAGGCCATTTGTTGAGCAAATTATGAAAATATCTATCTATCTAGACTTAGTCTGTGTGTGTGTGCGCGCACGCACGCACGCATGTGTGAGTGAGTACACACCCACACATACAATTCCCCTATTTTTGGCCAATAAAAGACTAGAGTATTTTCAAGAAAATCAAACAAATGAGGAATTTTGAAAAAGAGGGAACAAAAAATTTGTAAAAGACCAAATCTCAAGAAGTTTTTAATAATTTccccataaaaaaataaaagctttAGTTCCACTATTTTACAATGGATTATTACGCTTTTGCTAATGTTTACGCTTCATAATGACAGCCCCCTTGACTAGGGACTTGTACTCACTCTTTCTCTTGGGGTGTGCATGTGTGTCCAATGTATAAGGACATTAGACTTCAATCAACCACTCATTAAAAGGGAGGCTATCAAACGGATTTTAAATTGCTAAAGCAAGTTATAGAAAATTACTGATGCGTCCATTTTTCTAGGTCATTACTACTTGGAAGGTGAAAATCTTATTCGACAATAGTAAACCATAATATTATCTATCTCTTCCTTCTAAAAACATCTAATGCGGACCTAGAGGCATTATAATCCATTACACAGCAATACAGCAGTTtctaagaaattaataaaatggCACATGATAACGAAACCACCAACTTTACCAATCAACAGCAATCATTGACGATATCATGCACGAAAGAAGAACAAAGATGTATGGAACCCATAAGCGAAAAATGGACAAACAACTTATCAAAAGAACATTTTGAAGCCAAAAATCCATGTAAAAACGATGACTATTGATGTAAACAGGTTAAAAAATGGAAAAGTTCAAGCTAGATATAAGcacaaattttattaaaagaaaaaCACACCTACACAACACTCTATCAAAAGATCTTGAGCATCTCTTGCAACACGAACATCTGGGGGTAACATCTCTTTAATAATTTTGGTCATGGTCGCTGGAAAAAGAATTATTAGTTTGTCAGAAAAGCaatcaataaaagaaaaaaagatgTCGGGTATTATTTTCCAGGCATCAAACACAGTTCACAACCAATCATTAGCACAGCCTTATCAACAACCAATAAAAAGCATTGTTCATGCATGGGCAGGCACATCCATGCATCTGTGCAGTGTAGAGATTAAGTCTCATAGAATAGACCCTAAATCAGTACAAACAAGTGCCAAAACCAGGCAGATGGTTTTTATCCACCCAAAACCACAATACGACTGCAAATACAAAACACCCTCTCTCATAAGGCTACAAAACAACTCACAAAAGTTGGCAATCTACCATGAACTCTATCACTAAGCAAAGAAGCTTTTTAGAACACTCACTCATGCAAAAATTTCCCAGCCTAACTTAATCATTGCCACTTTGATATGTAATTTTATGCTTAAAGATTTATCCTAATCACATTATTCCATAACATGTCACTAAACTTGCAAGTTGCAACAGTTTGTATTTCTCTTCACTAACTTGCAATCCTCCACAGATATCCTACAAGTCTAAACTTATGCACAAGATAGTCCTAGAACCAACTAAAAACTCGTGCATCCATTGCATTCTGAATACAGACTAATGGAAATAAAACTCCATGTCATTCTGGGGCACACATCCACCAACGAATTGCACTGGAACCAACTAAGACCCACATGCACCAAAGAATGCTTGTACCAATTCAAAAGGATCATAGTTAGTTGTGAACATAAATCAGATAGGTGGGTAGATGCCATCCAGTTTATAAAATATGACCAACAATTTCAATAACGCAAGGAAAAAAATAGTGTGAATATAGAATATCTATAAGTTAGAAAAAGGCCAACATGTGTAAATTTATACAAGTTTGAGGTGTACTTCAATCAAAAAAAAAAGGGCAACTATGATCATCAACCGCATGCACTACATGGACTTAAGCTAGCAACAACTATAGTCTTATTAGAATATAACGACACCTGTATAGTATAAGCACTAAACAGTAAACCCCATAAACATCATTCAAATTAAGGAAACACCGTCCAAAAAGGACTACCATAACATGATAGCTATACTGAACAGGTCAAATCAAGCAAGGCATGTAACACCAGTTAATATCACCAATTCTTACTCAAATTACACAAACTTAAACTTATCAGAGCCAAAAGCTTCTAAAGTTACAGAATCTAATGTAAAATCCATTCCTTTAGCTACCCAATACAAAATAACAGTATCATTATTCCTACAGCATTTACTGAATATAATTAGAATTGTTTCGCACACCATAAATAAGAAAGCACGTTTATAACATCCTTACACATAGTTACAAAACCATTCCAATTTCATATCTCAAGTTCAATCAGCACAATAATATTACGGAGAAAAAATCAcgtttcttcaaattttacatTCAACTCAACTAGCAGctctaattttcaaattttaaccaaaaaaatcataaaatcacAAACTGTTAACCCTAGCATAAAGAAGGGGAAAAATCAGCAAAAATGACCTAATCACTCAAAGTTTAAAGAACAAACCTTTCGGAAGCGACGCATCCTCTTTCGATTTACCAACAATATCCATCGGTTCCATTTTACTGTTCAAAACCtaatcaaatgaaaaaaaaaattaatattcatgCATTTGAAAATAACCATATACGTATCTGAATCGaatcaaacaaaattgaaaagaTCTGAAACACGAAAGGAAACCGAGAGAGTTGACTCACCGAGTAGAAACGGAAATCTACGGAAGGAGAAAACGAGCCAACCGATTCACGATCGGAGATGTTGCGGCAGAGATCAAGCGCGAGAGGTGGAGGAGAGGCATCGTTGATATATGGATTTATCAGAGAAGGGCTAGATTTGTGTCGTTCTCCTCTTCACGATAAGAGAGCCAGGTCTCGCTCGTAGACGATTAGAGCGAAGAACAATCCTCCAAGAAAAAGTTCCTTTCCGTACGAAGCACGCTCTCTGTTGGGTTGGCACTTAGCAGGACCAATGATGCTAATTGGTCAGTGAGATATACGAACGTTTTGGCGCGTCAAGTAAAGCTGGGTCTTCGGATATTTCTTTTCCATTTTATGATATTGATGATTCGTCTGTTGTTGTCAGAGGAGTTTGAGATATCCACTCTTTTGTCGTTTCGTGTCTCTTTACAGCAATCGGAAAAGGGACAGAAACTGGGCCTGGCCCAGTCATTACCCTGCTTGTtccttctacactaagttatcgtcctttcctttttttttttttttttaagaatatatGACGACTCACTCAATATAATGATTATAATTATCTTGAGCCTTGGTTgatgtttttaatttaattttattttataaaaattaatttattattagatttgagattatatttaatgaaataaattattaaataatttattattttttaaatatatttttaaataaagataatatttaattattaaattgatatgaaaaattaaattaaagtggAATAAAATTATCTTATTAAATTAACTATTAAATTATTATGTTCAATGGTAAGTTATCATTTACCGTTTATTAGGTGTGTTTACCATATTTTATcaaattaaagtaaattttaataatattcaaatcgaaattaataaattaaattataaaattatatatcttCAGTTTTTATATTAAACATATTAGATAATTTTTActtcttttaatactttttaaacttttataattaattattattaaacttTTTTCATGTAAATATTGTCATATGTTAATTGAAAGTCAAATATTAATTTGGTTTGAGTTTAATTCTTAACatgtttgtcacgacccaacctatgggtcggaccggcactaggacctgggccagcttaaaacccccgaggcccatagtaagtctaactattcctcaaatccataaccagcccacaatttaggcccaatatgcatataaaaaaatttaaattaaactgttataattttatttcgggccatcTTAGCCCAGAAATCATCAGAGACTAGAATTAGGAGCAGCTCAACCTCAATTACCTCattttacaaactgtttaaataccatacaaatcttcatttattaatctgaaAAATTTAAATTACACGATTCCTAATAAGGTCCatactattactaacacatgcagagttctagattttaaatttagaaaagagagtaaaacaattaaaataactgacgttaaacctgcgaggaagaaaacaggttgctctgtaaaataactcctacTGTGGCCAGGAAAAATATTGAATAGGAGtcagcgttcgactcagagagtaaaatatcaattttaaccataatctctataactatctaaaactaatgtatcctgtggagtgaaatacaacatcaacaatattttcacatcataacagcaaaaaggtaatttggagcactcacacaccagtaatatcaatcataatatatatgggagctgatcccctatgcagctctcttaaatccaacctggtgccagcgaagaactcaagccggactttcgcttaataaaccaaatcggggtcccagcgaagaactcaagccgtgactaccccgaaggaccgagtcccagcgaatatctcaagccgtgtctacccgtcctatccatagtccacaccacatcacacgcacgccaacgcacgcatactgctccaaattaccacaataacatacatggcactttcacagttatgaatgcaacataaatcgtgcctaaagtttatctacataaatatatgtatataagtgatgcatgggcatgcttgaacatataataatagtgaaattacaattaaaattaatattttactcacagtacaccgatgactattgtggctgctggatgcagaaaaatagctaacctcgatcacctaataattaaattataaatttattagtactaagttaagataaaactctaaagaggcaatagacagcctaattcatgccggaaatccggcagagtttcccctatacctgggacctacccaacctgtaaaaaagctcaaataacacttctaaattctcaatttccacaatcacatctcattaatatcacatggcccctcctgggccctccaaatcagacaatactcaaaatcttaaaaattacgttttagtccttataattgacattttataaaaattcactcaaacaagctctaaaaattctaaaattttgccccgcggtccttaataatattataaggctattgcaaaatgaattgtaattttttagtcacccatgaatattttattcaagaattttactcgattccataagtttccaacatctaacatattcttaattcaacccaattaaatattcacatatttaaacctccatcctcaagcttcaaccaattatataaaatttaattatcttaatttcaaataatcttatatgcccatatgctaaaaatctaactaaaatccatccatatttctcaaaaatattctacaatcactcaaaaattcaactaacaccatagaatatctccaaataattttactttcatcatatatttttcttagaatatttctccaattttttcctgtttaagaaacactgtatttatgctccacagacagcgaaataatgaaaatagtcttacccgaagttaatcgtgtctcaaaaattccaaaaatttacgaGGAAGCCTCTGAAAGTTGAATAATCTCCATAGCCCAACGGAGCCACCgtcggaaccaccgcgcacggtggccggccgccaGTCGCCGGCGATATTTGccagatctgatcataccaccatgttcctctcctcttcctcagtccatatgtggtctcggatcgtcgatccaatggtcggatcgtcctagatctgaggaaaaagcttgaaaaacccgaaacttctctcctccatatctcactcatccgacctccatttgttgCAAAATTGGTATTAAAAGAAaggtctcggaacaagctttccaacgccacctgaattgCCTCGATCGGatgtcggatgaagccggaatcgcgccggaaagccgctgcccactgtgcgcgcgttttctctctcttctccttcTCTTGCTGCCATTTCTGGTGGCTCTTGCCGTCGCCAGAGGTTTGCCGGCCAGGTGGGGAGCTGCTCGggaggtcgccggccggtcaccggaaaaagaaagaagaagaagagagggaaggagagggagagaagagaaaatttggggggggggggggggattcctcccgtttttcttttgaaaaatatatatatatatttttttaaatgttggtagtgacagtggaaatccactgtcacacgccaaactCAAATcaatcaaaaaaattttttttctgttttctgggttgttacattcttccccccttaagaaaaattcgtcctcgaattttcgaataaacaagagataaggaaaagaagattattagaataagcacaatcattactcctccagctatgcagaaattgataaaacatttattcttcaaactcttcgtatattatatatgatattctattactctctgattctactatggtgtcctatttgtcatcatctctatctagagatgctcttatctcttggctattcattgaccattcttCTGTCATCTCAGGTATTCATTATAACTCCattactctcgacttgatatctaataactttaattaactttggcacttacctcacttttattacgccctaacgtgtctcttgatGATTTCAGTCCTCATCCCTTTGTTTCAATAATATCTgttttccccaatgacataacttatgttccttattccatggtatcctatAAGTAGCATTCCTGTAGCACCTAAACcaggcatcttgttcgagatcttcacttTTCTTATGACCACAGTGGTCAACACcaataaatcttctcactcccatgctacttcaaattttttaatctcttttgtgtcattactaaggtacttagaccaatctctatccatcttatgtaactagtcaggtagagtctcctccaagggccaagtgtatcgtttatcaacattggaaagtaaactgggtctctccttataggtaacaaaagtgtttatattccctgacaactcaatctATGCGACTTTATCGATTCTCACTCCTTCTctagaatggaaatatctagacttctccCTTTCACTTCTTAGTatatggcctacttctgacacattggcactcagatcgaggctccactactcctttaatctatcatctcataataacttattttaaacatcccttagtgtgttcctagcatacctattcctccttatcctcatcattataactggctctaccgagctttcttcctgtcctttgcatcttatccacttcctttttcctatttttggtattgttgatatctttttaaCCTGCTGTACCTActccttaatcttagtcctattttacccttacacctttttccttcaaagatgtccatcccatcatcaattttaactttcatttttatttcttagtcttatcttgattactagttctattacttcgagaattctaaccttatgatttactcctaccagcacattcttcaccttatgtaacacatGTAATtaccatagaaaatttttctcgTATctcctttttccaacttaactatcagaacattatcattccctaccagccttagtaggaaattgctcatcctggatggataggagccccataaactaagttccatctgaactaagacggctgtgggaaatatgtgtcatgccttaattctagaCAAAATACTTCaggtgttcattctccttaatataatcatatatactgcctatagctttccaaacttcaacgtcaaattacccatcagcaacaatttcatctattaaaactcatccacaattagtatttcctccagcttatagtttaaaacagttgtaagccttggtagctaactccatttgactcctgtcactattctgatcgtcctttcatacttaacactaagtacgtacttactgtcattctcatatcaggaaattatgtatgaattggtgcctaccaaactctcaaataactaggtctccttgactcagtctctattccttatataaccttctagaaccaaaagcacaagctaaacttgaaaagaaagaaaaatatactCTTATATTCCACTACGCCCGATCgtcatataataacgtttaacctatgtttcttggtttttctctccaaatttcattatctcctagcacaattgtgctctacctataaggtatcatctgcatgaaccctttaccgtaccattgtccttcctgacataatatttcataatttattaactttacttatactcgacctatgattcatatctatcatcatttatattgtgcccttaacctttgttgaatcctgaaagaatttttcttactaatagattcttccaacactaattccacccttatctatggtcattaatttgatccttgaactttcta carries:
- the LOC110660861 gene encoding protein Dr1 homolog isoform X1, whose product is MEPMDIVGKSKEDASLPKATMTKIIKEMLPPDVRVARDAQDLLIECCVEFINLVSSESNEVCSREEKRTIAPEHVVKALQILGFGEYIEEVYAAYEQHKIETTQDSLKGGKSSNGAVMTEEEAVAEQQRMFAEARARMNGGSTAPKQPETDGSLES
- the LOC110660861 gene encoding protein Dr1 homolog isoform X2; the protein is MEPMDIVGKSKEDASLPKATMTKIIKEMLPPDVRVARDAQDLLIECCVEFINLVSSESNEVCSREEKRTIAPEHVVKALQILGFGEYIEEVYAAYEQHKIETTDSLKGGKSSNGAVMTEEEAVAEQQRMFAEARARMNGGSTAPKQPETDGSLES